A portion of the Phocoena sinus isolate mPhoSin1 chromosome 9, mPhoSin1.pri, whole genome shotgun sequence genome contains these proteins:
- the TRA2A gene encoding transformer-2 protein homolog alpha isoform X1 has product MSDVEENNFEGRESRSQSKSPTGTPARVKSESRSGSRSPSRVSKHSESHSRSRSKSRSRSRRHSHRRYTRSRSHSHSHRRRSRSRSYTPEYRRRRSRSHSPMSNRRRHTGSRANPDPNTCLGVFGLSLYTTERDLREVFSRYGPLSGVNVVYDQRTGRSRGFAFVYFERIDDSKEAMERANGMELDGRRIRVDYSITKRAHTPTPGIYMGRPTQVFTFFCSSGGGGGGGGGGGGGGGRRRDSYYDRGYDRGYDRYEDYDYRYRRRSPSPYYSRYRSRSRSRSYSPRRY; this is encoded by the exons ATGAGTGATGTAGAGGAGAACAACTTCGAGGGCAGA GAGTCTCGCTCTCAGTCAAAATCTCCAACGGGAACTCCTGCTCGTGTAAAATCGGAGAGCAGGTCAGGATCTCGTAGTCCATCAAGAGTTTCCAAACACTCTGAATCCCATTCTCGATCAAGATCAAAATCCAG GTCGAGGTCAAGGAGGCATTCTCATAGACGTTACACTCGATCCAGATCCCATTCTCACTCTCATAGGAGACGATCTCGAAGTAGGTCCTATACACCAGAATACCGGCGTCGCAGGAGCCGAAGTCATTCTCCAATGTCTAACCGGAGAAGACATACAGGCAGCAGg GCAAATCCAGATCCCAACACGTGTCTAGGAGTGTTTGGCCTCAGTTTATACACAACAGAGAGAGATCTTCGCGAAGTATTTTCTCGATATGGACCGTTGAGTGGTGTCAATGTGGTTTATGACCAGCGAACTGGACGATCACGAggatttgcttttgtttatttcgAGAGAATAGATGACTCAAAGGAg GCTATGGAAAGGGCAAATGGAATGGAGCTGGATGGTAGAAGAATTCGTGTAGATTATTCTATCACCAAGAGAGCGCACACACCTACACCAGGCATATATATGGGCAGACCAACTCA agttttcacatttttctgtagcagtggtggtggaggtggtggtggtggaggtggaggtggaggaggtggcagACGTCGAGATTCTTACTATGATAGAGGATATGATCGTGGGTACGACAGGTACGAAGACTATGATTACCGGTACAG GAGAAGATCGCCTTCTCCTTACTATAGTCGATACAGATCACGATCAAGATCTCGTTCCTACAGCCCAA GACGCTATTGA
- the TRA2A gene encoding transformer-2 protein homolog alpha isoform X4 — translation MSNRRRHTGSRANPDPNTCLGVFGLSLYTTERDLREVFSRYGPLSGVNVVYDQRTGRSRGFAFVYFERIDDSKEAMERANGMELDGRRIRVDYSITKRAHTPTPGIYMGRPTHSGGGGGGGGGGGGGGGRRRDSYYDRGYDRGYDRYEDYDYRYRRRSPSPYYSRYRSRSRSRSYSPRRY, via the exons ATGTCTAACCGGAGAAGACATACAGGCAGCAGg GCAAATCCAGATCCCAACACGTGTCTAGGAGTGTTTGGCCTCAGTTTATACACAACAGAGAGAGATCTTCGCGAAGTATTTTCTCGATATGGACCGTTGAGTGGTGTCAATGTGGTTTATGACCAGCGAACTGGACGATCACGAggatttgcttttgtttatttcgAGAGAATAGATGACTCAAAGGAg GCTATGGAAAGGGCAAATGGAATGGAGCTGGATGGTAGAAGAATTCGTGTAGATTATTCTATCACCAAGAGAGCGCACACACCTACACCAGGCATATATATGGGCAGACCAACTCA cagtggtggtggaggtggtggtggtggaggtggaggtggaggaggtggcagACGTCGAGATTCTTACTATGATAGAGGATATGATCGTGGGTACGACAGGTACGAAGACTATGATTACCGGTACAG GAGAAGATCGCCTTCTCCTTACTATAGTCGATACAGATCACGATCAAGATCTCGTTCCTACAGCCCAA GACGCTATTGA
- the TRA2A gene encoding transformer-2 protein homolog alpha isoform X2 has product MSDVEENNFEGRESRSQSKSPTGTPARVKSESRSGSRSPSRVSKHSESHSRSRSKSRSRSRRHSHRRYTRSRSHSHSHRRRSRSRSYTPEYRRRRSRSHSPMSNRRRHTGSRANPDPNTCLGVFGLSLYTTERDLREVFSRYGPLSGVNVVYDQRTGRSRGFAFVYFERIDDSKEAMERANGMELDGRRIRVDYSITKRAHTPTPGIYMGRPTHSGGGGGGGGGGGGGGGRRRDSYYDRGYDRGYDRYEDYDYRYRRRSPSPYYSRYRSRSRSRSYSPRRY; this is encoded by the exons ATGAGTGATGTAGAGGAGAACAACTTCGAGGGCAGA GAGTCTCGCTCTCAGTCAAAATCTCCAACGGGAACTCCTGCTCGTGTAAAATCGGAGAGCAGGTCAGGATCTCGTAGTCCATCAAGAGTTTCCAAACACTCTGAATCCCATTCTCGATCAAGATCAAAATCCAG GTCGAGGTCAAGGAGGCATTCTCATAGACGTTACACTCGATCCAGATCCCATTCTCACTCTCATAGGAGACGATCTCGAAGTAGGTCCTATACACCAGAATACCGGCGTCGCAGGAGCCGAAGTCATTCTCCAATGTCTAACCGGAGAAGACATACAGGCAGCAGg GCAAATCCAGATCCCAACACGTGTCTAGGAGTGTTTGGCCTCAGTTTATACACAACAGAGAGAGATCTTCGCGAAGTATTTTCTCGATATGGACCGTTGAGTGGTGTCAATGTGGTTTATGACCAGCGAACTGGACGATCACGAggatttgcttttgtttatttcgAGAGAATAGATGACTCAAAGGAg GCTATGGAAAGGGCAAATGGAATGGAGCTGGATGGTAGAAGAATTCGTGTAGATTATTCTATCACCAAGAGAGCGCACACACCTACACCAGGCATATATATGGGCAGACCAACTCA cagtggtggtggaggtggtggtggtggaggtggaggtggaggaggtggcagACGTCGAGATTCTTACTATGATAGAGGATATGATCGTGGGTACGACAGGTACGAAGACTATGATTACCGGTACAG GAGAAGATCGCCTTCTCCTTACTATAGTCGATACAGATCACGATCAAGATCTCGTTCCTACAGCCCAA GACGCTATTGA
- the TRA2A gene encoding transformer-2 protein homolog alpha isoform X3 produces MSDVEENNFEGRESRSQSKSPTGTPARVKSESRSGSRSPSRVSKHSESHSRSRSKSRSRSRRHSHRRYTRSRSHSHSHRRRSRSRSYTPEYRRRRSRSHSPMSNRRRHTGSRANPDPNTCLGVFGLSLYTTERDLREVFSRYGPLSGVNVVYDQRTGRSRGFAFVYFERIDDSKEAMERANGMELDGRRIRVDYSITKRAHTPTPGIYMGRPTQVFTFFCSSGGGGGGGGGGGGGGGRRRDSYYDRGYDRGYDRRRSPSPYYSRYRSRSRSRSYSPRRY; encoded by the exons ATGAGTGATGTAGAGGAGAACAACTTCGAGGGCAGA GAGTCTCGCTCTCAGTCAAAATCTCCAACGGGAACTCCTGCTCGTGTAAAATCGGAGAGCAGGTCAGGATCTCGTAGTCCATCAAGAGTTTCCAAACACTCTGAATCCCATTCTCGATCAAGATCAAAATCCAG GTCGAGGTCAAGGAGGCATTCTCATAGACGTTACACTCGATCCAGATCCCATTCTCACTCTCATAGGAGACGATCTCGAAGTAGGTCCTATACACCAGAATACCGGCGTCGCAGGAGCCGAAGTCATTCTCCAATGTCTAACCGGAGAAGACATACAGGCAGCAGg GCAAATCCAGATCCCAACACGTGTCTAGGAGTGTTTGGCCTCAGTTTATACACAACAGAGAGAGATCTTCGCGAAGTATTTTCTCGATATGGACCGTTGAGTGGTGTCAATGTGGTTTATGACCAGCGAACTGGACGATCACGAggatttgcttttgtttatttcgAGAGAATAGATGACTCAAAGGAg GCTATGGAAAGGGCAAATGGAATGGAGCTGGATGGTAGAAGAATTCGTGTAGATTATTCTATCACCAAGAGAGCGCACACACCTACACCAGGCATATATATGGGCAGACCAACTCA agttttcacatttttctgtagcagtggtggtggaggtggtggtggtggaggtggaggtggaggaggtggcagACGTCGAGATTCTTACTATGATAGAGGATATGATCGTGGGTACGACAG GAGAAGATCGCCTTCTCCTTACTATAGTCGATACAGATCACGATCAAGATCTCGTTCCTACAGCCCAA GACGCTATTGA